A genomic region of Elaeis guineensis isolate ETL-2024a chromosome 9, EG11, whole genome shotgun sequence contains the following coding sequences:
- the LOC140851768 gene encoding NADPH-dependent pterin aldehyde reductase-like, which yields MTVVLKGAGAPRTVLITGVSRGLGRALALELAKRGHTIIGFARSQEKIDALLAELPSDDPAPSSSPSKHLIIQADVRSDSSIKELARLVVETRRVPDIIVNNAGTINKNNKIWDVSAEEFDMVIDTNIKGVANILRNFLPVMIEKKRGIIVNTSSGWGRSAAAEVAPYCASKWAIEGLTRSVAKELPPGVAVVALSPGVVNTEMLASCFGSSSALYQTPESWAPKAATFILNLTVEDNGASLTV from the exons atgacggTGGTTCTGAAGGGAGCCGGGGCGCCGAGGACGGTGCTGATAACTGGGGTGAGCCGCGGCCTCGGGAGGGCCCTCGCCCTAGAGCTGGCCAAGCGCGGACACACCATCATCGGGTTTGCCCGCTCCCAAGAAAAGATCGACGCCCTCCTCGCCGAGCTGCCCTCCGACGACCCCGCTCCCTCCTCCTCCCCTTCCAAACACCTCATCATCCAAGCCGACGTG aggtcggatagcAGCATCAAGGAGTTGGCGAGGCTTGTCGTGGAGACGAGACGGGTGCCCGATATCATAG TAAATAATGCAGGCAcaataaacaaaaataataaaatatgggaTGTATCAGCAGAGGAATTTGATATGGTGATAGACACTAACATTAAGGGTGTTGCAAATATACTTCGGAACTTCCTGCCAGTTATGATAGAAAAGAAGCGGGGAATTATTGTCAACACATCTTCTGGTTGGGGAAGATCAGCAGCTGCAGAG GTGGCACCCTATTGTGCTTCAAAATGGGCAATTGAGGGTCTGACACGGTCTGTTGCAAAAGAGCTGCCTCCTGGTGTGGCTGTTGTTGCACTTAGTCCTGGTGTTGTAAACACTGAAATGCTTGCCTCATGCTTTGGGAGTTCTTCTGCCCTGTATCAAACACCTGAATCATG